GCGGCCGGCCAAATCGACGAGGAGACCTACAAGGAGCGCTTCAAATCCACAGAGCTAGCTCGCGGCAGGGAAGGCAGCAAGACAGGGGAGACGAGACGATGAAACTCTACTGGCAAGACGCCGAAGAAATTGCCATCGAGCTTCACGAAAAATTCCCCGAGGTTGATCCTCTGGACGTGCGCTTCACCGACCTCCACCGCTGGGTCTGCGAGCTTCCAGACTTTGAAGACAAGCCCAGTAAGAGCACCGAGGGCATCCTTGAGGCCATCCAGATGGCCTGGTGGGAAGAGTGGAAGGAGGCCCAAGTGGGCCGGTAGGAGGAGGAACCAGCCCGTGAGGCAAGCCAAATGGCAAATGGCCGCCTACAGCAGGGCCGATTTTGACCGAAGTCCCTTTTTGGTCTTCTGGGAGATCACACAGGCCTGCGACTTGGTCTGCAAACATTGTCGAGCGTGCGCACAGCCGGACCGTCACCCTGCTGAGCTCAACGGCCACCTCTGCCGCCGGCTTATCGAACAGCTTGCCACCTTCCCTCACAAGCCCGTGCTCGTCCTAACCGGGGGCGATCCCATGAAGCGCGATGATGTGTTCGACATCGTCCGCTCAGGCGTCGAGGCGGGTCTCACTGTAACG
This genomic interval from Nitrospinota bacterium contains the following:
- the iscX gene encoding Fe-S cluster assembly protein IscX, whose product is MKLYWQDAEEIAIELHEKFPEVDPLDVRFTDLHRWVCELPDFEDKPSKSTEGILEAIQMAWWEEWKEAQVGR